CTCGAAAGAATATCAACCACATTGTGTATCTCTATCAAAAATGTTTCCATTGCCCTGGATTTCTCACTAACCAGTCACATTCGCTTATTCGCAGGGCATTAGGGCTTCAGACAAAATCTTCATGAGAAATACTGGTCAAAGGCGTTTAATAAAGCGGCTTACGATAGCCTAACGCTATGGGATTAGCGCTCTTTATTGCGATTCAAAAGGGCAATCCATCAAGGAAACGCCAATGCTCGACAAAATAAAAGCTCTGGGTGTATGCCTCGGGGCTTCCACCATATCGATCGTACAGGTCGAACAGGAGCTTTCCGCAGGTGATGGAAACCCCTCCGGAGCCAAGGTTAAACCTCGCCTGATCGAATATTCCCTTCATCCTCACGAGGGAGATCCCAAACAAACGCTGCTTTCCGCATTAAAAAAGATAGATCTGAATTCTTTTGACAAGATCGGCGCAACCGGCAGAAGGTTTCGGCACTTTGTCAATGTTTCCTCAATATCGGAACCGGAGGCGGTCGAATACGCCTACCAGTTTGTCAAGCCTCAAGGTATTGAATGCCCGGCCGTTGTTACTGCCGGCGGCGAAACGTTTATGATATACGTGCTGGACCGTTTCGGACGAATTTCCAACGTATTGACCGGCAACAAGTGTGCCTCCGGAACCGGTGAATTCTTCCTTCAGCAGCTGCGCAGAATGAATGTATCCCTGGAAGAGGCCGCCCAATGGGCCGTAACCACAGAGCCGCATCATGTCTCCGGCCGCTGCTCGGTGTTCTGTAAATCCGACTGCACCCATGCTACCAACAAAGGTATCCCAAAATCAAAAGTTACCGCCGGTCTTTGTCAGATGATGGCAAACAAGATCCTGGAACTTCTGAAAAAGGTTGAAAGAAAAAATATAATGCTCACCGGCGGGACAGCCCGCAACCAGACGATGCTTGCATCCCTGCGCCGGGAAATTCCCGGCCTGATCGTACCCGCAGAGGCTCCTTATTTTGAAGCACTGGGTGCTGCGCTATGGGCCCTGGAAAACAAAACCGCTGCATTTCCGGGAATATCGGAATTGTTCAGCACAAATATGGCCTCATTTGATACGCTCCTGCCCCTACGTAATTTCAAAGAAATGGTTGCGTTCAAAACCATTGAGAAAGGCAATATTCGTCCGGGGGATCAATGCATGCTGGGTTTAGATGTCGGCTCAACCACCACCAAGGCAATTCTGATGCGCAAGGCCGACAATGCCTTGCTCGCTTCAGTATATCTTCTTACCAACGGTGATCCGGTGGGAGCTTCACGGCAGTGCTATCGATCCATTCTAAGCCAGGTTAAAGAAAATGTTGATCCTTTAGATATATCAATTGTCGGATTGGGGGTTTGCGGGTCCGGCCGCCAGATTGCGGGCCTGCACGCCTTAACGGACGGCGTCATTAACGAAATTATCGCCCATGCGGCGGCAGCGGTTCATTTTGACCCTGATGTGGACACCATCTTCGAAATCGGAGGACAGGATGCCAAGTACACCTATATTACCAACGGGGTGGCCTCCGATTACGCCATGAACGAGGCCTGTTCGGCCGGAACGGGGTCTTTTTTGGAGGAATCGGCTTTCGAGACCCTTGGTGTTAGAATGGAGGACATTGCCGAGATTGCGCTTCAGGGCACAAAGCCCCCCAATTTCAACGACCAGTGTGCCGCATTCATTGCTTCCGACATTAAAAATGCCATTCACGAAGGCATGGAACACCAGGATATCGTTGCCGGTCTGGTCTATTCCATCTGCATGAACTACTCTAACCGGGTGAAAGGCAACCGGCCGGTGGGAGAGAAGGTTTTCATGCAGGGCGGTGTCTGTTACAACAAGGCGGTTCCATTTGCCATGGCGGCCCTTGTGGGCAAGCCGATCATCGTTCCTCCCGAACCCGGGCTGATGGGTGCCTACGGCGTAGCCCTTGAGGTTAAGGAAAGGCTTGCAAAAAGATTGATGCCGGAGCAGCATTTCGATCTGGAAATCCTGGCAAATCGAGAGGTTATATACGGAAAGTCTTTTATCTGCAAGGGCGGAAAAGGAAAGTGCGACCGGCGTTGTGACATCGCCATTATAGAGCTTGATGGAAAAAAATACCCCTTTGGCGGTGCTTGCAACCGATACTATAATATACGGCACAATATCAAATATGATGTTGAGAATCTGGAGCTCGTTAGGGTCCGGCAACGACTTGTATTCGAAACGTACGGCGCCAAGCATGTCCTCGACTCCGATCGGGGACTGCGGCAGGATGTCGCCAAAAAGCCCAAAGGCAGGATCGGAATCAACAAAAGTTTCATGGTCAATACCTATTATCCGCTCTATTCAACATTTTTTGCCGAACTGGGCTTTGAACCCGTTGTTCCGGATTATCCGTCACAGGAAGGCATTGATCAGAAAAACGCTGCTTTCTGCTATCCGGCCGAGCTGGCACACGGTTTTTTCTACGCGCTGCTTCAGATGGAAACGCCCCCGGAATTCATATTTCTGCCCCATTTTAAATCGGTTCCTGCGTTAGGCGAGCATACCAGCTCACAAGTGTGTCCTTTTGTTCAGGGCGAGACGTTCTATCTGCAGGCCACCTACCGGGAAAAACTTGAAGAAATCAAGCAAAAGGGGATAAAAATCCTGACCCCGCTCATAGATATGACTCAAGGACTGGAATCGGCCCGAAAAGCGTTCGTTGAAACCGCCATTCAAATGAATGTTAGCAGGGCGTCGGCTGAAAACGCTTTCACAAAAGCGCTGGCAAAACAGAACGAATGCCTCGCCGAAATGATAAAAATCGGGAAAAAAACGCTTAAAATGCTCGAATCCGACCCGACCCGGACGGCCGTAGTGATTTTTGCAAGGGCGTATAATGGATTTGTTGAAGAAGCACACATGGGCATTCCCCATAAGCTTGCTTCGAGGGGTATTTTGGTAATGCCCTACGATTTTCTCGTATTTGACGATTATAAGACCAAGCGTCACATGTACTGGGGAATGGGACAGCGGATACTCGGGGCCGCCAGGTTCATCCAGAAACATCCTCAACTGTTCGGTACGTTTATCACCAACTTTTCCTGCGGTCCGGATTCGTTCCTCATCGGATATTTTAGGAATATCATGGGGCGCAAGCCTTCGCTGACCCTGGAACTCGACAGCCACACGGCCGATGCCGGCCTGGAGACAAGAATCGAAGCATTTCTTGACATTATCAGCGCTTACCGTCAACTGGTGGCAGACAAGCGGATCATCCACCCGAAGCAGCCGTTTGTTCCTGCCAAGACGCTTCTGGACAACCGTAATCTTAAAGTCATCACATCTTCTGGTGAAGTGCTGCCGGTGACCGACCCGCGCGTCAAACTTTTGGTTCCGTCCATGGGCCGTATGTCTTCTGAATCCCTGGCGGCGGTATTTCGCGGATTCGGTTTCAATGCCGTGGCCCATCCGCCGTCGGACGAGTCGGTGCTGAAACTGGGGCGGGCAAATACATCCTGCAAAGAATGCCTGCCACTTATTCTGACGACAGGAACACTGCTCAGCTACATTCACAACGGGAGAAAGGCCGGCGAGGTATTGGTTTACTTCATGCCTACCGGCTCCGGTCCGTGTCGCTTCGGTCAATATCACATTTTTATGGAAGATCTCATCAAGAAGCATCGGATTCCGGACGTGGCCGTGTTTTCGTTGACATCCGAGAACTCTTATGCCGGCATGGGCAACGAGTTTGTACGCCGGGTATGGTGGGGGGTTGTCGCCTCCGACGTTATCGAAGACATCCGATCGATGATACTGGCCAATGCCGTCGACCCTGAGGCAGGCATAAAAATATATAATCGAGAGTGGAACTTGATTATCGTCGCACTGGAAAAAGGGGATTTCTCCCTGCTGGAAAAACAATTCGCCAGCAGCGCTGCAACATTCGCCCGGATTCCCATGAAGCTCCCACCCAAAGAGGTGCCCACCATTTCCCTTATTGGCGAGATATTTGTCCGGCGGGATGCCCTATCGCGCCAGTATTTAACCGAACGCCTTGCTGAAAAAGGCTTTGCGACCATATGCTCACCGATTGCCGAGTGGATTCTTTACACCGACTATCTGGTGGATAAAGAGCTCGTCGATTATAAGATGTCAAAGATAGAACGGCTTGAGTTTTTGATCAGAAAAAAGTTCATGCGCCACTATGAAAAAAGCCTCAAAACCATCATGTCCCGTTCAGGACTTGTTCGCGCCGAACCGATTGATATTGCATCCATTATCAAAAACGCTCGGCCTTACATTTCACCCAAAATGACCGGGGAAGCCATCCTGACGGTAGGAAGCTCTTTAACCGAGGTTGCGTCGCATTCTTGCGGTGTCATTGCCATCGGCCCCTTCGGATGCATGCCCAATCGTGTTGCGGAAGCCATTTTAAATGAAATCATGAACCGCGAAGCCAAGCTGGCTTTGGACCCCAGCAACAAGAAGCTTCGAGCCGTTCTCGCAGATATTGAAGATTTGCCTTTTTTAGCAATCGAAAGCGACGGTTCCCCCTTTCCCCAGCTCATCAATGCCAAGCTGGAAACTTTCTGCCTCAGGGCGGAGCGGTTGCATCACAGCATGCTGGTATTTGACAATTCAAGCCGGGCAAATTGAGCCTAAACAGGAAAGATTAAAAAAACCTTCGGAAATAAACCCTTAAATTCCTTTCACGGCAACTTTCCCGGATGCATTCCGCGCGAGTCGAACCATGCGAAATATCCGGGTAAGAACGGGTGGTTGCTC
This window of the Candidatus Desulfatibia profunda genome carries:
- a CDS encoding activase, which translates into the protein MLDKIKALGVCLGASTISIVQVEQELSAGDGNPSGAKVKPRLIEYSLHPHEGDPKQTLLSALKKIDLNSFDKIGATGRRFRHFVNVSSISEPEAVEYAYQFVKPQGIECPAVVTAGGETFMIYVLDRFGRISNVLTGNKCASGTGEFFLQQLRRMNVSLEEAAQWAVTTEPHHVSGRCSVFCKSDCTHATNKGIPKSKVTAGLCQMMANKILELLKKVERKNIMLTGGTARNQTMLASLRREIPGLIVPAEAPYFEALGAALWALENKTAAFPGISELFSTNMASFDTLLPLRNFKEMVAFKTIEKGNIRPGDQCMLGLDVGSTTTKAILMRKADNALLASVYLLTNGDPVGASRQCYRSILSQVKENVDPLDISIVGLGVCGSGRQIAGLHALTDGVINEIIAHAAAAVHFDPDVDTIFEIGGQDAKYTYITNGVASDYAMNEACSAGTGSFLEESAFETLGVRMEDIAEIALQGTKPPNFNDQCAAFIASDIKNAIHEGMEHQDIVAGLVYSICMNYSNRVKGNRPVGEKVFMQGGVCYNKAVPFAMAALVGKPIIVPPEPGLMGAYGVALEVKERLAKRLMPEQHFDLEILANREVIYGKSFICKGGKGKCDRRCDIAIIELDGKKYPFGGACNRYYNIRHNIKYDVENLELVRVRQRLVFETYGAKHVLDSDRGLRQDVAKKPKGRIGINKSFMVNTYYPLYSTFFAELGFEPVVPDYPSQEGIDQKNAAFCYPAELAHGFFYALLQMETPPEFIFLPHFKSVPALGEHTSSQVCPFVQGETFYLQATYREKLEEIKQKGIKILTPLIDMTQGLESARKAFVETAIQMNVSRASAENAFTKALAKQNECLAEMIKIGKKTLKMLESDPTRTAVVIFARAYNGFVEEAHMGIPHKLASRGILVMPYDFLVFDDYKTKRHMYWGMGQRILGAARFIQKHPQLFGTFITNFSCGPDSFLIGYFRNIMGRKPSLTLELDSHTADAGLETRIEAFLDIISAYRQLVADKRIIHPKQPFVPAKTLLDNRNLKVITSSGEVLPVTDPRVKLLVPSMGRMSSESLAAVFRGFGFNAVAHPPSDESVLKLGRANTSCKECLPLILTTGTLLSYIHNGRKAGEVLVYFMPTGSGPCRFGQYHIFMEDLIKKHRIPDVAVFSLTSENSYAGMGNEFVRRVWWGVVASDVIEDIRSMILANAVDPEAGIKIYNREWNLIIVALEKGDFSLLEKQFASSAATFARIPMKLPPKEVPTISLIGEIFVRRDALSRQYLTERLAEKGFATICSPIAEWILYTDYLVDKELVDYKMSKIERLEFLIRKKFMRHYEKSLKTIMSRSGLVRAEPIDIASIIKNARPYISPKMTGEAILTVGSSLTEVASHSCGVIAIGPFGCMPNRVAEAILNEIMNREAKLALDPSNKKLRAVLADIEDLPFLAIESDGSPFPQLINAKLETFCLRAERLHHSMLVFDNSSRAN